A genomic region of Ochotona princeps isolate mOchPri1 chromosome 17, mOchPri1.hap1, whole genome shotgun sequence contains the following coding sequences:
- the LOC101531460 gene encoding prefoldin subunit 4-like: MLADDDCLMIPYQIGDVFISHSQEETQEMLEEAKKNLQEEIDTLESRVESIQWVLADLKVQLYAKFGSNINLEGDES; encoded by the coding sequence ATGCTTGCAGATGACGACTGCTTGATGATTCCTTATCAAATTGGTGATGTTTTCATTAGCCACTCACAAGAAGAAACACAGGAAATGTTAGAAGAGGCAAAGAAAAATTTGCAAGAAGAAATTGACACCTTAGAATCCAGAGTGGAATCAATTCAATGGGTGTTAGCAGATTTGAAAGTTCAATTATATGCAAAATTTGGGAGCAACATAAACCTTGAAGGTGACGAAagttaa